CTGGGGGAACACGTGGGTCCTTGCCGTCTCCTGTTCCTGGCGATGTGCCCCGTGCCCGGTTTGTGGTTTATACAGGCATATACGCCGTGGGTCCCTCTGCTGTACGTGTGCCGAGCTGCACTGGCGGTCAGCACATCTGTCTTTTCCACAATAGTACAACCGCTGATCGCTGAGTTGTCCCCCGTCAAGATCAGGGGCTTGGCAGGGACCTTGCCTGCGGTAATGGCCTGTGCTGGGATGCTGCTCTCCTACGTCTTGGCTTACCTGTTGCCTTGGGACGTTGCCACGGCGGTGTCGGCCGCCCCCTTCATGCCGCTGGTCTTGCTCATGCTTCTCGTGCCTGAAGTAAGCGTCCGactgaggaagggagtgagagagtctGTTTCCGttgttatatactgtatatactttgAAATTACATGATCAACATTAGAATTTGAATAGGTCACCATATAACTACCTTTTTCAACCATCAGGAACGTTGCCAGACCCTCGCAATATCAACCTTGCTTTATTTCCAAATCCGAGAAGTTGCCAGTATTAGTCTGctgtatatattcagtatatgatGGATTCAAATATACTTGGTAGTATTCAATGATTCGGAATTGTTATGAAATGATGGGGATACTGTCTGTGCCTGCATATTGTCTGGACTATAGGTTACCTATCAAACTTACACGTATTTTCTTCATACACATGTTAAATCAACGGAAAATCCATTGCCTAGTAGTAGATTATGACtaaggaaaaacaaatatatacagacatttgcCTGCTGGTTGAGAACCACTGCTATGCAGGGTGCATAGCAGTGGACATTATCTGAGTTGCCTTATGCatgaatatttctatttttcctccctgATTTCTTGagaatttaatttgatttttaaaatctttattcaGTCGCCATATTGGCtggtgagaaagaagaggatcgACGCAGCCGAGAGGTCCTTGCGAGTCCTGCTGGGTCACACCGCTGACGTCACGAAGGAACTGGACGCCATCAGGAGCACCACGACCCTCAAGCAGGCCAATGTCATGAACCAGGTTAATACTGaggttttctttattcatttatttcatttatctcttttcttttcatctttttacgGGCATCACATGATTCTGGTATTCTCTATTGTAATTTCTAACAGCTGCAAGAGCTTCGCCGAGGTCGTAACATCCGCCCCGTGGTGCTGATCACTGTTCTGTTCATCCTGAGGGAACTCGGTGGTAAAGCCCCTGTCTTTAGCTACACAGTCTACATGTTTCGCAGCGCAGAGGTAGAGCTGGACGCCTTCTACTGTACAGTGTTCGTCGGTTTGACCCGTTTTGGCGGTACATTAATGTCGGCTTTCATCTTGGATTGCCTTGGCCGAAAGCCGGTGCTAGTGACGTCGGCGGTGATATCGGCTCTGGCGCTGGCTGTCGCCGGAATTACGGTTTTCCTGGAGGTGGAAGGGGCGTCGTGGGTAACCTTGGTATCCATGCTGGCGTACGTGGGGGCGCACGCGATCGGTGTCGGTCCCATCCCGTGGGGTTACCTCGGCGAACTCCTTCCAACACCAGTGAGGTCCATGGCAGCATCCATAATCACcaccttccacttctcctcctccttcggcatAAACTACATGTTCTTAGAGGTCGTAGCGACCTTCGGCCTCGGACGAACGCTGATGGTGTTCGGATCCTTGAATCTGGCTATCGCCATAATCAGCTTCTGCTTCATCCCCGAGACAAAAGGCCGCTCTCTGCAGGACATGGAGAAGGCTTTCGTAGCAAAGGGTCccaaggaaggaaaagataacCTGTCCTTCGAAGCAGAGGAGCAGCCTCCTCTCACAGACTCCCTCAGCCAGACTCAAAGGGACTCAGCCGAGGCCACGACCGCCTCTTTGGCCTCGTCAGTTTCCTCCAGAGGGCCATGCACACCCTCAAATACCAGAGCCGGATCGTGCACTCCTCCACGAACCAGTACCTTACCATGCATACCA
This portion of the Penaeus vannamei isolate JL-2024 chromosome 11, ASM4276789v1, whole genome shotgun sequence genome encodes:
- the LOC113823991 gene encoding facilitated trehalose transporter Tret1 is translated as MISGWTAVLPKLQEDTTRFTVTVQDVTWLGLVGVRASLNLVVSIGASPLAGTLGEHVGPCRLLFLAMCPVPGLWFIQAYTPWVPLLYVCRAALAVSTSVFSTIVQPLIAELSPVKIRGLAGTLPAVMACAGMLLSYVLAYLLPWDVATAVSAAPFMPLVLLMLLVPESPYWLVRKKRIDAAERSLRVLLGHTADVTKELDAIRSTTTLKQANVMNQLQELRRGRNIRPVVLITVLFILRELGGKAPVFSYTVYMFRSAEVELDAFYCTVFVGLTRFGGTLMSAFILDCLGRKPVLVTSAVISALALAVAGITVFLEVEGASWVTLVSMLAYVGAHAIGVGPIPWGYLGELLPTPVRSMAASIITTFHFSSSFGINYMFLEVVATFGLGRTLMVFGSLNLAIAIISFCFIPETKGRSLQDMEKAFVAKGPKEGKDNLSFEAEEQPPLTDSLSQTQRDSAEATTASLASSVSSRGPCTPSNTRAGSCTPPRTSTLPCIPLGAIDARSAQQSTQESKSRAGDRLSSSSSSDDSSSSASVTESTIPAFIQTEKATLQTIHLKITNTLEISNLHGDYAIGKMAVTRAFFKDKLEVTSTFPLPSSSEFA